One region of Salvia miltiorrhiza cultivar Shanhuang (shh) chromosome 3, IMPLAD_Smil_shh, whole genome shotgun sequence genomic DNA includes:
- the LOC131015197 gene encoding probable LRR receptor-like serine/threonine-protein kinase At3g47570, with protein MEKKLSCILLYAFLITITFPMLSSESKQPLSLATDQTALLSLKHTSLLLATNWTNSTSVCTWIGVTCSLRHHRVAALNLSNMALSATIPPQLGHLSFLVSLDLSNNLFHGDLPQELSLLRRLKFISFRLNNFTGDIPPMLGQLPKLEYLNLRNNRFIGSIPKSLSNLTSLQFLDLTYNSLSGEIPKELGRLQSLQTLYVQSNHLSGAIPSAIFNISTLVSMAFTYNELSGEIPKELGRLQSLQTLYIEYNHLSGAIPSAIFNISTLVAIALSYNELSGSLPTDMCSNLPFLAEIYLSVNQLSGAIPTNLSQCSRLELLSLSVNSFSGEIPSEIGYLTSLQVLALGDNNLNGILPHEIGHLQSLVTFGAEKNEIAGSIDFNIFMNISSLQSIYLWRNKFVGNLSRDVGNITMLTNLQLQENHFTGIIPTEFGQLYHLETLDLSSNTLSGSLPHELFNISTLRILSLVGNALSGVLPTHLCHASPFLEQLYLGSNSITGAIPNSISNCSQLMNLSLNENKFSGYIPTHLAKLRLLQSLLLFSNNLTQAPSSSFITSLTNCRSLTTLSISDNPLNGVIPASVGNLSSSLERFYAYNCKFSGSIPAEIGNLSNLMTLALSANELSGNIPLTISHLHELQGLDLQDNMLKGSIPHAICDLFSLNTLFMNQNQFSGPIPKCLGNVSSLRNLGLESNILNSSIPSSLWGLKDLIKLDLSSNSLNGSLPLEMSDLGAAIYINVAMNQLSGSIPRNIGKLQNLVDLSLANNRLEGSIPVSMGSMISLANLDLSYNNLSGSIPKSLEALQHLDYFNVSFNSLSGEIPNGGSFRNFTMDSFKGNEALCGIPKFHVQICPSISNHTSKRKKVERASFIVFGVVAFISVVSLAFIIVRNKRKDKMTREVDESIFIVPERISYYEMLQATERFDESNLLGTGSSCSVYKGILNNGKDIVVKVFNMQLEGISRIFDIECEILRSIRHRNLTSVIGSCSNEEFKALVLEYMPKGNLEKWLYSHNYCLNMMERLNIMIDVASALEYLHHGYSMPIVHSDLKPSNVLLDEDMVAHVSDFGIAKLLCDGDSFVLTNTLATLGYIAPEYGLEGLVSTRCDVYSYGVMLIETFTRKRPSDDMFCGDMSLKRWVELSLLENPDELIDANLVMNWEKEMIDKNMQCVSSILELALKCSADSPGDRINMKQAHAELLKIKSRFSQ; from the exons ATGGAGAAAAAGCTTTCTTGCATTTTGCTGTATGCATTCCTAATCACCATAACCTTCCCAATGCTTTCTTCTGAATCCAAACAACCTCTGAGTCTTGCAACTGATCAAACTGCCCTTCTTTCACTCAAACATACATCTCTTTTACTTGCAACTAATTGGACCAACTCCACCTCCGTCTGCACCTGGATTGGCGTCACTTGCAGCTTGCGCCACCACAGAGTTGCTGCCTTGAATCTCTCCAACATGGCTCTCTCCGCCACCATTCCACCACAGCTCGGACACCTCTCCTTCCTCGTCTCCCTCGACCTCTCCAACAACCTTTTCCATGGAGATTTGCCTCAAGAGCTGTCTCTCCTTCGCCGTTTGAAGTTCATATCTTTCCGACTCAACAACTTCACCGGAGACATCCCTCCGATGTTGGGTCAGTTACCAAAATTAGAGTACTTGAATTTACGCAACAACAGATTCATAGGTTCCATCCCAAAATCGCTCTCAAACCTCACAAGCCTACAATTTCTTGACTTAACTTACAATTctctaagtggagaaattccaaaaGAGTTGGGAAGACTTCAAAGTCTACAAACTCTGTATGTTCAATCTAATCATCTCTCCGGTGCTATACCATCAGCCATATTCAACATCTCGACCCTTGTATCTATGGCCTTCACATACAATGAattgagtggagaaattccaaaaGAGTTGGGAAGACTTCAAAGTCTACAAACTCTGTATATTGAATACAATCATCTCTCCGGTGCAATACCATCAGCCATATTCAACATCTCGACCCTTGTAGCTATAGCATTGTCATACAATGAATTGAGCGGAAGTCTTCCAACAGACATGTGCAGTAATCTTCCATTTCTTGCTGAGATTTATCTTTCTGTCAATCAATTGAGTGGCGCGATTCCCACAAATCTATCCCAATGTTCACGGCTTGAGTTGTTGAGCCTCTCTGTAAACTCTTTTAGTGGGGAGATACCTTCAGAAATCGGCTACTTAACATCTCTTCAAGTGTTAGCTCTTGGTGACAACAATTTGAATG GAATACTACCACATGAGATTGGCCATCTTCAGAGTCTGGTTACTTTTGGTGCTGAAAAGAATGAGATTGCGGGCTCAattgatttcaatattttcatgaatatCTCTTCTCTGCAAAGCATATATCTATGGCGCAACAAATTTGTGGGGAACCTTTCAAGGGATGTCGGGAATATTACCATGCTAACAAATTTACAGCTCCAGGAAAACCATTTTACAG GGATTATTCCTACTGAATTTGGCCAACTTTACCATTTGGAGACATTAGACTTATCATCGAACACCTTGAGTGGTTCGCTTCCACATGagctctttaacatttcaactctTCGGATTCTTTCACTTGTCGGCAATGCTCTGTCAGGGGTTCTTCCAACCCATTTATGCCATGCCTCTCCCTTTCTTGAACAACTTTATCTTGGCAGTAATTCTATCACCGGAGCAATACCCAACTCCATCTCTAACTGTTCTCAACTTATGAACCTCTCACTTAATGAGAACAAATTCAGTGGTTATATACCTACTCATCTTGCCAAACTAAGACTTCTTCAAAGTCTTCTGCTGTTCAGCAACAATCTTACCCAGGCACCATCTTCTTCCTTCATTACTTCATTGACAAATTGTAGGTCTCTAACTACTTTGTCAATTTCTGATAATCCTCTAAATGGTGTCATTCCAGCTTCTGTCGGGAACTTATCTTCCTCACTCGAAAGATTCTATGCCTACAACTGCAAATTCAGTGGCAGCATTCCTGCTGAAATAGGCAATCTAAGCAATTTGATGACATTGGCGTTGTCAGCAAATGAGTTATCTGGTAATATTCCACTAACTATAAGCCATTTGCATGAACTTCAAGGATTAGATCTTCAAGATAACATGTTGAAAGGCTCAATACCACATGCTATATGTGATCTATTCAGCCTCAATACTTTATTCATGAACCAGAATCAATTTTCAGGCCCAATTCCTAAATGTCTGGGAAATGTCTCTTCTTTAAGAAATCTTGGTCTAGAGTCCAACATTTTGAATTCTAGCATACCATCAAGCTTATGGGGCCTAAAAGATTTGATCAAATTAGACTTGTCCTCAAATTCATTAAATGGGTCACTACCTCTAGAGATGAGTGACTTAGGCGCAGCCATCTATATAAATGTAGCAATGAATCAGTTGTCAGGGTCAATTCCAAGGAATATCGGAAAGTTGCAGAATTTGGTTGATCTGTCTTTGGCAAATAATAGACTAGAAGGTTCTATTCCTGTGTCTATGGGAAGCATGATCAGTTTGGCAAATCTCGACTTGTCATACAACAACCTCTCTGGTTCAATTCCAAAGTCTTTAGAAGCACTTCAACACCTCGACTACTTTAATGTCTCTTTCAATAGTTTGagtggagaaattcctaatggaggttcttttagaaacttcactaTGGATTCTTTTAAGGGTAATGAGGCATTGTGTGGAATCCCCAAGTTCCATGTCCAAATTTGCCCTTCAATTTCTAATCACACATCAAAGAGAAAGAAGGTGGAACGAGCTTCATTTATTGTTTTCGGGGTTGTGGCTTTCATCTCAGTTGTTTCTTTGGCCTTTATAATTGTCAGAAACAAACGGAAAGATAAGATGACTAGAGAAGTTGATGAGTCGATATTCATTGTGCCGGAAAGAATTTCTTATTATGAAATGCTGCAAGCAACAGAAAGATTCGATGAAAGCAATTTACTTGGCACTGGGAGTTCTTGCTCTGTTTATAAAGGAATTCTTAACAATGGGAAGGATATCGTTGTCAAGGTGTTTAATATGCAGCTAGAAGGTATTTCAAGAATATTTGATATCGAATGTGAGATACTACGTAGCATTCGACACAGGAATCTGACAAGCGTCATAGGCAGTTGCTCCAATGAAGAGTTCAAGGCATTAGTACTTGAATATATGCCAAAGGGAAACCTTGAAAAATGGTTATATTCCCACAACTATTGCTTGAATATGATGgaaagattgaatataatgattGATGTTGCATCTGCTTTGGAGTATCTTCACCACGGTTATTCAATGCCCATTGTCCACAGCGACTTGAAGCCTAGTAATGTGCTGTTAGATGAAGACATGGTTGCCCATGTAAGCGACTTTGGGATAGCAAAGTTGTTATGCGATGGAGATAGCTTTGTGTTAACCAACACGCTAGCAACATTGGGTTACATCGCTCCAG AGTATGGCTTGGAAGGGCTAGTTTCAACAAGGTGTGATGTGTATAGCTACGgggtgatgttgattgaaactTTTACGAGAAAAAGGCCTAGTGATGATATGTTTTGCGGAGATATGAGCTTAAAGAGATGGGTGGAACTCTCACTTTTGGAGAACCCAGATGAACTGATAGATGCCAACTTAGTCATGAATTGGGAAAAAGAAATGATTGACAAGAATATGCAGTGTGTATCATCCATACTTGAATTGGCTCTTAAATGCTCTGCGGACTCTCCCGGGGATAGAATCAACATGAAACAAGCACATGCAGAGTTGCTGAAAATCAAAAGTCGATTTTCCCAATGA